Proteins from a genomic interval of Chloroflexota bacterium:
- a CDS encoding glycosyltransferase family 4 protein translates to MRIVYVLPSPTFGMHQYTADLANRMAAAGHDVSLVTTSTLPRDRYSPAVTIEAPITTHNTGFSSEGLHIEPYRVLERTIRDLVPDVVHITGVHLWNVLLVRRLRTQGLPVIHSLHDLDPHFGVRFGRLIRLWNRLIVANASHVLVHGQIYKERLLAGGMAPDRVSYTPLLHLFLSYDEFAELVDGEVNYEQWALFFGRFEPYKGVAQLLDAVTKEPSFQSHTPRLVLAGNGALPTRCLEENPPGIEVRNRQIEDREAIDLFSRCGLLVLPYLDASQSALIGAAYYFRKPVIVTRTGALAEYVIDGETGWIVSPGDVTALGNRLSEALSDPTEMKRMGMAGRAWYDRQRILEFGILLDMYQSVVASA, encoded by the coding sequence GTGCGTATAGTCTACGTATTGCCCTCGCCTACCTTTGGTATGCATCAGTACACGGCGGACCTCGCCAATCGCATGGCCGCGGCGGGACATGATGTAAGTCTGGTTACGACGTCCACCTTGCCGAGGGATCGATACAGCCCTGCAGTTACCATCGAAGCTCCCATCACTACTCACAATACCGGATTTTCTTCCGAGGGACTGCATATCGAACCATACCGTGTGTTGGAGCGGACGATTCGGGACCTGGTTCCGGACGTTGTTCATATCACCGGTGTTCACCTTTGGAATGTGTTGCTGGTGCGTCGGTTGCGAACCCAGGGGCTTCCAGTTATCCATAGTTTGCATGATCTCGATCCCCACTTTGGGGTGCGTTTCGGGAGACTGATCCGGCTGTGGAACCGGCTCATCGTTGCCAACGCAAGCCATGTTCTCGTTCATGGGCAGATATACAAGGAACGGCTGCTGGCCGGTGGTATGGCGCCCGATCGGGTTAGCTATACCCCGCTGCTTCATTTGTTTCTGAGCTACGATGAATTTGCCGAATTGGTGGATGGTGAAGTAAACTACGAACAATGGGCGCTCTTTTTTGGTCGTTTCGAGCCATATAAGGGCGTTGCCCAACTCCTCGACGCTGTTACCAAAGAACCGTCCTTTCAAAGTCACACGCCCAGATTGGTACTGGCAGGGAATGGGGCACTTCCAACCAGGTGTCTAGAGGAGAATCCGCCAGGGATTGAGGTGCGAAACCGGCAAATAGAAGACCGGGAGGCCATAGACCTCTTTTCCCGGTGCGGCTTGCTGGTACTGCCCTACCTTGATGCTTCGCAATCAGCCTTGATTGGCGCGGCGTATTATTTCCGGAAACCGGTGATTGTTACCCGTACCGGCGCACTGGCGGAGTACGTCATAGATGGTGAGACCGGTTGGATCGTTTCACCAGGAGACGTCACAGCTCTGGGAAACCGTCTGTCTGAGGCACTGTCAGATCCAACTGAAATGAAACGCATGGGAATGGCGGGTCGGGCGTGGTATGATCGGCAGCGCATTCTGGAATTCGGCATCTTACTGGATA